In Quercus robur chromosome 11, dhQueRobu3.1, whole genome shotgun sequence, the sequence ATAATTTAGGAGTATAATGAGAATTGCAATGAATTTATTGAAAACGGAATAATaaaagccattttttttttccttttacaagATTTGAAACATTTATGCCCTATTCGTGAACCCAACttgacctaacccaacccatgtaCGTTGAGTTAAGTTGGTTACTACACATGAGATAGTTTTTTAGCTTGGGTTTCTTTGGATTGGGTGAATTAGTTGGGTATAGGTTTGGGTTGAACAACCCTTATAAGGGTTAAAAATGGATTATTCAGGCCAAGGGGGTGAAgagtcaaaggaaaaaaaaaaatagcattaggAAAAGTAAAAATTGTTGGACAAAGTTTTCTTCCAAATTGGTTTGGATGATCTCCTCCAACTCCGTAAACCACCCCACATGTATTATTTATACACACCACATGTTATCAATCATCATGTAGTGTATTGAAGAAATTTTCCTCCATACCAATTTTGTGGTAAACCTGTTACAAAATGGATTATCCACAtacataaaattgaaattgaagatAGTTGtgtattaatatttatatacatttttttaatttttccttttgaaaaggATAAAATATTCAAATCATAACACTTTGAATATAAACTATAACTAGTTAACTTGTCTCCTTTAGACACTATAAGTGTCGGAAATTCATAATGGAATAGCTATTGGAAAGCAACACCTTAACTTAAAGGGATCTACATTCTACTGCCTTATTAGTATTAATTGCAAATTACAATGCAAAAGATTGCGAAATGAAAAAGCAAACGCCAACTGATTCCTCAATCCCAGCTATATATTGACACTATGACAGTCCTCTCCAATCAGACTCGCGCACTCAGAACGTGTAACCCAATTCCGTAGAAAGACCAAGTGTCAAATCCTACATTATTATAGCAACTACATCATTATTATTCAATCACACCACAAACAACAAAGCTTTACACGAGTCCAAACTCCCACCTGAAAACTCGCCTGAAAAACCACTATTAACactgtgtttgtgtgtgtgttttgttggcATAAAGATAGGGCTGAGTGGCTGACATTTTCTCACGCCTCAACTTTTCTTCATTTCTTAGCAGTTCTCATAGTTTTacacacaagaaaaaaaaaaaaaaaagagcaaaggTCCAAGAATGTTGTGTTGTGTGTAGATCAATATCCAGTTTGAAATAGAATGACAACTTGACAAGGTTGGGGTGGCTATGGTTGAAAGAATTGAATTATGATGAGCCTATACAAGGGAAAGGAGGTAAACCCAGATTATAGAAGAGGTAGTAGATCCCATGCAACAAGGCCATGGATGAGGTACCTGGCTCAGTGGGGACAAGTGCTGGCTTCTCTTTGAGGTTGGGCCAGACCATCTTTTCCTCtgcttctcttcttttcatgtCTCTGGGTGTAGAATTCTACAGCTACACTGCTTTCTGGTAATTCTTCattctcttttctatttcttctttgatttgattCTAGCTggttcttctttgtttttacctttttcatttcagtctaCACTACCCATGATGTTAACATCTCTACAATTCATTCTGAGTTTCACTGCAATTAGCACACATTCTCTCAGATTTTCTGCATGCTTGAtcttattcttttgaaagtAGAACggataattttattaatttctttactGATTTTCAGAATTGGAATAAGAAACTATCAatcataaaatgataaaactttaGTCCTTAGATTTAGGGTGTTGCTCGATTTCTATGTCAAAGTTCTATAAATGAAGTGCTGATAATAGAACATTATtcgaaaaacaaaaaacacccatcttcttcttttattcctAATTTTGAGGTTGATCAATCTTGGCCATGACAAGTTAGGGTAACTTTCTACTGGAATTTACTCATTGGCATCGAATTTTCTGGTTTCGTTAAGCCAAAAGTCCAATGACCAGTACCAAAAGACACTACTTTCCACAAGAAATTTCAAACCATTGGATCGACCATGACTTAAAACAGGGAACTTTGAAATGCTTAACATAGGCATGAAGATCTTGTCACTTTCAAGAAAACTTCAGTGACCTGTTTAGTGCAAATTGGACTTACTAGGTTCATGCTTTCATTCACATCTGTTAGATCCTTCCTTTTGTGCTCACCCACTGCTAGCTTAGCATTTTTACAGCTGCAGGCCAATATTGTTGACAATTAGTCCATTAAATTAGATTCACTTGTATGAGATGATTACCCTCAGAATTTTCAATATTCCATTTGTCTGCCATCTCCTctctttaatttcaaaatttggaacATGTTTTGTCATTTGTTACCTAGACTTATGGTTCAATTCATACTCTTTGCCTCTAGTTTTATGCTTCCCATGATCAAATTCCATGAAATCCAGAAGAAAAATGGGCTAGTTTAGCTAGAATGGCCTAAGTTGAAACTGTGTTGTGAAAGCAATGAATATGGTTAAAACACTGAGGATGATAATATAAATTACAGGCACTTGACAATCTGAATTAGTGATATGCATTTTCAAATCTAAGGGTCAAGAAAAGAACCAGAAGGCAAAGAGGTATTTCCTCCACTCTCTGAATGATGACCAAGAATGCTAGGGACAGCTATTCTCACAAAACACTAAGGTGGCAAGTTGTGATTAGAGAGCAACGTCGCTTTTACAAGAAGACTATTCTATTATTATCCATTCCTGAACCTGAATCAAAATACAAGGGAATAGATTCTAAAAGTTGTGGAGCAACGTATTACCACTATTTTGTTATTTCTTCCATTCATGATTTAATCTTCATTGGATATACTACTGTTGCAGCTACTTGGTGACAATCATGGGTTTGGTTATACCTTGGAGTTTCACTTTGGCCTTGGTGGATGGATACTCTGTTCTGGTTAAATGTCCTATTCGGCAGCCAGGAATACTGGTCATCATTGTTGTAGGAGATTGGGTATGTATCATCTGAACCATTTGCAATTACATAACATGGTTATTGGCAACTATTTTGTTACTgattcaaaatatttcacaatAGGTATTATCCATTCTCACACTCGCTGCAGCTTGCTCAACAGCTAGTGTTGTGGACCTTCTGCTCCATGCTGAAAGGTCATATTGCCCTCCAAAGTTTTGCAGCAGATATCAGATATCCGCTGCCATGGCTTTCTTGACATGGTTTCTGTCTTTGGCTTCAGCTCTGTTCAATCTTTGGTTACTCCCTGCCTTGTGATACTTATTTGGATTTTGGCTATGTACTATATTATAGAATTTTGTGGCCA encodes:
- the LOC126706008 gene encoding CASP-like protein 5C1 — its product is MDEVPGSVGTSAGFSLRLGQTIFSSASLLFMSLGVEFYSYTAFCYLVTIMGLVIPWSFTLALVDGYSVLVKCPIRQPGILVIIVVGDWVLSILTLAAACSTASVVDLLLHAERSYCPPKFCSRYQISAAMAFLTWFLSLASALFNLWLLPAL